A single region of the Carassius gibelio isolate Cgi1373 ecotype wild population from Czech Republic chromosome A14, carGib1.2-hapl.c, whole genome shotgun sequence genome encodes:
- the hdx gene encoding highly divergent homeobox isoform X4, which translates to MEKWLEKRSIHTMNLRSVFTAEQQRILERYYENGMTNQSKSCFQLILQCAQETKLDFSVVRTWVGNKRRKLASKADQNGAAPAVSHQHVSCASVAGSLLTAEMAAMRSIRHAPPVTHLLPPQASSSSSSSSPSSSSPLSDVILTGIYANCFNASAHSRTGMKSFPTHSETEPAAHDSADAAVYRGAIAVGMHRKAPIIPGSSALKCSQTLKPFSSRDSAGIAPSWATQQPSWPQTSPQKPAPAQSQHVFPPGEPSQRPPDPAGRKTRPGEAAEVFSIAMETGDAEDEYAREEELANMAAQMQCSKGSVDGGRSSSAASSSLTDSPGLTERSRPAVSGEKGCHTRTSSPGSVPLNLLSQTASRAPCLQVTSNLSAPWLHGNSRKRTLQDRTQFSDRDVFTLKRYWDKGMTSLGSLCREKISAAASELRVDSEIIKTWIGNRRRKYRLMGIEIPPPKGGPVVFPNQCDPHSPHILEEDGLTPELGEASEHNGVVSLCLSDDGASDLYLKEDDDVNDESDGATPAKHVKIEIVEEEDEDDDDDILSSEMEQMQNLLEFKKKESHLGLDWNCKDRNKNYYTSESFAVPK; encoded by the exons ATGGAAAAATGGCTGGAAAAGAGGAGCATTCACACG ATGAACCTGCGGTCTGTGTTCACCGCCGAGCAGCAGAGGATCCTGGAGCGCTATTATGAGAACGGCATGACCAATCAGAGCAAGAGCTGCTTCCAGCTCATCCTGCAGTGTGCACAGGAGACCAAACTCGACTTCAGCGTCGTCAGA ACCTGGGTAGGGAACAAGCGTCGGAAGCTGGCGTCTAAGGCCGATCAGAACGGTGCTGCTCCAGCTGTGTCCCATCAGCATGTTTCTTGTGCGTCTGTGGCCGGCTCGCTGCTGACGGCTGAGATGGCAGCCATGAGGAGCATTCGGCACGCCCCCCCGGTGACCCACCTCCTCCCTCCGCAGGCCtcgtcctcctcatcctcctcttctccATCCTCTTCCTCCCCGCTCAGCGACGTGATTCTGACTGGCATTTACGCCAACTGCTTCAATGCTTCTGCTCACAGCAGGACAGGGATGAAGTCGTTTCCCACTCACTCAGAGACGGAGCCTGCCGCTCATGATTCTGCGGACGCAGCGGTGTATCGCGGCGCTATTGCAGTCGGCATGCATCGGAAAGCTCCCATCATCCCCGGCTCCAGTGCGCTCAAGTGCAGTCAGACGCTCAAGCCCTTCTCCTCCAGAGACTCGGCTGGAATCGCTCCCAGTTGGGCCACGCAGCAGCCGTCCTGGCCTCAGACGTCCCCCCAGAAGCCAGCCCCGGCTCAGAGTCAGCATGTTTTCCCTCCAGGCGAGCCGTCCCAGCGGCCTCCAGACCCTGCGGGGAGGAAGACGAGGCCGGGCGAGGCGGCCGAGGTCTTCTCGATCGCGATGGAGACGGGCGACGCTGAGGATGAGTACGCCAGAGAAGAGGAGCTGGCCAACATGGCGGCGCAGATGCAGTGCAGTAAAGGCAGTGTGGACGGTGGGCGGAGCTCCAGCGCTGCTTCCTCTTCCTTGACTGACAGCCCAGGACTCACCGAGAGGAGCCGGCCTGCTGTCTCTGGAGAGAAGGGGTGTCACACCAGAACATCGTCCCCCGGCAGCGTCCCGTTAAACCTGCTCTCGCAGACAGCTTCCAGAGCCCCCTGTCTCCAG GTAACAAGCAACCTGTCGGCTCCCTGGCTTCACGGTAACTCACGGAAGAGAACG CTGCAGGACAGGACGCAGTTCAGCGACAGAGACGTGTTCACGCTGAAGCGCTACTGGGATAAAGGCATGACCAGCCTGGGCTCTCTGTGCAGAGAGAAGATCTCAGCGGCCGCCAGCGAGCTCCGAGTGGACTCAGAGATCATCAAG ACGTGGATTGGTAACCGCAGACGTAAGTACCGTTTGATGGGCATTGAGATCCCTCCGCCTAAAGGAGGGCCGGTCGTGTTCCCGAATCAGTGCGATCCTCACTCCCCTCACATCCTGGAAGAGGACGGTCTGACTCCGGAGCTCGGAGAGGCCAGCGAACACAATGGTGTGGTGTCGCTCTGTTTGTCTGACG ATGGAGCCAGTGATTTATATCTGAAGGAAGATGATGATGTGAACGATGAATCAGATGGCGCCACTCCTGCTAAACATGTG AAGATTGAAATCGTCGAAGAAGAAGATGAGGACGATGATGATGACATTTTGTCCTCAGAGATGGAACAGATGCAAAACCTGTTAGAGTTCAAG aagaaagaaagtcatttggGTTTGGATTGGAACTGCAAGGACAGGAACAAGAATTATTACACCTCTGAATCCTTCGCTGTCCCCAAATAA
- the LOC128027099 gene encoding ras-related GTP-binding protein A-like, giving the protein MTVNKVLLMGKSGSGKTSMSSIKFANYIARDTRRLGATIDVEHCHVRFLGNLVLNLWDCGGQDTFMENCFTSQRDNIFRNVEVLIYLFDVKSRELEKDMHYYQSCLEAILQNSPDAKIFCLVHKMDLVQEDQRDLVRHARNIHV; this is encoded by the exons ATGACTGTTAACAAG GTGCTGTTGATGGGTAAAAGTGGATCAGGAAAGACCAGCATGAGTTCGATCAAATTTGCCAATTACATCGCCAGAGACACTCGCCGCCTCGGAGCCACAA ttgaTGTGGAGCACTGCCACGTGAGGTTTCTGGGTAATCTGGTGCTAAACCTGTGGGACTGCGGAGG ACAGGACACATTCATGGAGAACTGCTTCACGAGTCAGAGAGACAACATCTTTCGTAATGTGGAGGTGCTGATCTACCTGTTTGATGTGAAGAGCCGCGAGCTGGAGAAGGATATGCATTACTATCAGTCGTGTCTGGAAGCCATCCTGCAGAACTCCCCTGACGCCAAGATCTTCTGCCTGGTGCACAAGATGGACCTGGTGCAGGAAGACCAGAGAGACCTGGTGAGACACGCCAGGAATATCCATGTTTGA
- the LOC128026893 gene encoding gap junction beta-1 protein-like, giving the protein MNWASFYAVISGVNRHSTGIGRIWLSVIFIFRIMVLVVAAESVWGDEKSGFTCNTQQPGCNSVCYDQFFPISHIRLWALQLILVSTPALLVAMHIAHRRHIEKKILKISGRGNAKDLENIKSQRFKITGALWWTYIISIIFRIIFEVVFLYIFYSIYPDIKMVRLVKCDSYPCPNTVDCFVSRPTEKTVFTVFMLAVSGVCVLLNIAEVLYLISRACMRHFQGAKGEPRAPWLPQKLATYKQNEINQLITEHSFKPRFNVGRKPADKSERCSAF; this is encoded by the coding sequence ATGAACTGGGCGTCGTTTTACGCGGTGATCAGCGGTGTGAACAGACACTCGACAGGCATCGGCCGCATCTGGCTGTCGGTCATCTTCATCTTCAGGATCATGGTGCTGGTGGTGGCGGCCGAGAGCGTGTGGGGCGATGAGAAGTCGGGCTTCACCTGTAACACCCAGCAGCCCGGCTGCAACAGCGTGTGCTACGACCAGTTCTTCCCCATCTCTCACATCCGCCTCTGGGCTCTGCAGCTCATCCTGGTGTCCACGCCGGCCCTGCTGGTGGCCATGCACATCGCTCACCGCCGGCACATCGAGAAGAAGATCCTCAAGATCTCCGGCAGAGGGAACGCCAAGGACCTGGAGAACATCAAGAGCCAGAGGTTCAAGATCACCGGTGCTCTGTGGTGGACTTACATAATCAGCATCATCTTCCGCATCATTTTCGAGGTGGTTTTCTTGTACATTTTTTACTCGATCTATCCGGACATCAAGATGGTGCGTCTTGTGAAGTGTGACTCTTACCCCTGTCCCAATACAGTGGACTGTTTCGTGTCGCGTCCCACAGAGAAGACCGTCTTCACTGTCTTCATGCTGGCCGTGTCTGGAGTCTGTGTCTTGTTGAACATCGCAGAGGTTTTGTATTTAATAAGTCGGGCGTGTATGAGACATTTTCAAGGAGCTAAGGGTGAACCCAGAGCACCCTGGCTCCCTCAAAAACTGGCGACTTACAAACAGAACGAAATAAATCAGCTGATCACAGAGCATTCGTTCAAGCCGAGATTCAATGTTGGGCGAAAGCCTGCGGATAAGAGCGAACGCTGCTCTGCTTTCTAG
- the hdx gene encoding highly divergent homeobox isoform X5, with translation MEKWLEKRSIHTMNLRSVFTAEQQRILERYYENGMTNQSKSCFQLILQCAQETKLDFSVVRTWVGNKRRKLASKADQNGAAPAVSHQHVSCASVAGSLLTAEMAAMRSIRHAPPVTHLLPPQASSSSSSSSPSSSSPLSDVILTGIYANCFNASAHSRTGMKSFPTHSETEPAAHDSADAAVYRGAIAVGMHRKAPIIPGSSALKCSQTLKPFSSRDSAGIAPSWATQQPSWPQTSPQKPAPAQSQHVFPPGEPSQRPPDPAGRKTRPGEAAEVFSIAMETGDAEDEYAREEELANMAAQMQCSKGSVDGGRSSSAASSSLTDSPGLTERSRPAVSGEKGCHTRTSSPGSVPLNLLSQTASRAPCLQVTSNLSAPWLHGNSRKRTLQDRTQFSDRDVFTLKRYWDKGMTSLGSLCREKISAAASELRVDSEIIKTWIGNRRRKYRLMGIEIPPPKGGPVVFPNQCDPHSPHILEEDGLTPELGEASEHNGVVSLCLSDDGASDLYLKEDDDVNDESDGATPAKHVIEIVEEEDEDDDDDILSSEMEQMQNLLEFKKKESHLGLDWNCKDRNKNYYTSESFAVPK, from the exons ATGGAAAAATGGCTGGAAAAGAGGAGCATTCACACG ATGAACCTGCGGTCTGTGTTCACCGCCGAGCAGCAGAGGATCCTGGAGCGCTATTATGAGAACGGCATGACCAATCAGAGCAAGAGCTGCTTCCAGCTCATCCTGCAGTGTGCACAGGAGACCAAACTCGACTTCAGCGTCGTCAGA ACCTGGGTAGGGAACAAGCGTCGGAAGCTGGCGTCTAAGGCCGATCAGAACGGTGCTGCTCCAGCTGTGTCCCATCAGCATGTTTCTTGTGCGTCTGTGGCCGGCTCGCTGCTGACGGCTGAGATGGCAGCCATGAGGAGCATTCGGCACGCCCCCCCGGTGACCCACCTCCTCCCTCCGCAGGCCtcgtcctcctcatcctcctcttctccATCCTCTTCCTCCCCGCTCAGCGACGTGATTCTGACTGGCATTTACGCCAACTGCTTCAATGCTTCTGCTCACAGCAGGACAGGGATGAAGTCGTTTCCCACTCACTCAGAGACGGAGCCTGCCGCTCATGATTCTGCGGACGCAGCGGTGTATCGCGGCGCTATTGCAGTCGGCATGCATCGGAAAGCTCCCATCATCCCCGGCTCCAGTGCGCTCAAGTGCAGTCAGACGCTCAAGCCCTTCTCCTCCAGAGACTCGGCTGGAATCGCTCCCAGTTGGGCCACGCAGCAGCCGTCCTGGCCTCAGACGTCCCCCCAGAAGCCAGCCCCGGCTCAGAGTCAGCATGTTTTCCCTCCAGGCGAGCCGTCCCAGCGGCCTCCAGACCCTGCGGGGAGGAAGACGAGGCCGGGCGAGGCGGCCGAGGTCTTCTCGATCGCGATGGAGACGGGCGACGCTGAGGATGAGTACGCCAGAGAAGAGGAGCTGGCCAACATGGCGGCGCAGATGCAGTGCAGTAAAGGCAGTGTGGACGGTGGGCGGAGCTCCAGCGCTGCTTCCTCTTCCTTGACTGACAGCCCAGGACTCACCGAGAGGAGCCGGCCTGCTGTCTCTGGAGAGAAGGGGTGTCACACCAGAACATCGTCCCCCGGCAGCGTCCCGTTAAACCTGCTCTCGCAGACAGCTTCCAGAGCCCCCTGTCTCCAG GTAACAAGCAACCTGTCGGCTCCCTGGCTTCACGGTAACTCACGGAAGAGAACG CTGCAGGACAGGACGCAGTTCAGCGACAGAGACGTGTTCACGCTGAAGCGCTACTGGGATAAAGGCATGACCAGCCTGGGCTCTCTGTGCAGAGAGAAGATCTCAGCGGCCGCCAGCGAGCTCCGAGTGGACTCAGAGATCATCAAG ACGTGGATTGGTAACCGCAGACGTAAGTACCGTTTGATGGGCATTGAGATCCCTCCGCCTAAAGGAGGGCCGGTCGTGTTCCCGAATCAGTGCGATCCTCACTCCCCTCACATCCTGGAAGAGGACGGTCTGACTCCGGAGCTCGGAGAGGCCAGCGAACACAATGGTGTGGTGTCGCTCTGTTTGTCTGACG ATGGAGCCAGTGATTTATATCTGAAGGAAGATGATGATGTGAACGATGAATCAGATGGCGCCACTCCTGCTAAACATGTG ATTGAAATCGTCGAAGAAGAAGATGAGGACGATGATGATGACATTTTGTCCTCAGAGATGGAACAGATGCAAAACCTGTTAGAGTTCAAG aagaaagaaagtcatttggGTTTGGATTGGAACTGCAAGGACAGGAACAAGAATTATTACACCTCTGAATCCTTCGCTGTCCCCAAATAA